From a single Bacillus gobiensis genomic region:
- the tuaF gene encoding teichuronic acid biosynthesis protein TuaF, which yields MNGLLKRIGVRIKKYIVFLIVLPLLLGIVGYFISPSVQTNENTASITIKTGSYNDASLNDTKEIPVLLTSDSFLKETFPDFSSEQVEEVKQKLMIEIQSNHLFQLSYQGEDSSEILKKISETFMAKDQKLFSSKQSVIQSNIEELENEAVSDDSKVDKQRFLYELETTMLTIEPAQTIYPLTAEEETKSAGMSAKKRVVLGVLIGLAISFCLVVVPEIFRETND from the coding sequence ATGAACGGCTTACTTAAACGAATAGGAGTCAGAATCAAAAAATACATCGTATTTTTAATTGTACTGCCTCTATTGCTTGGGATTGTTGGATACTTTATTTCTCCAAGCGTTCAGACGAATGAGAATACTGCTTCGATCACAATAAAAACTGGAAGTTATAACGATGCTTCTTTAAATGACACAAAAGAAATTCCAGTTTTGTTGACGAGTGATTCATTTTTAAAGGAGACATTTCCTGACTTTTCTTCAGAGCAAGTAGAGGAAGTGAAGCAGAAATTAATGATCGAGATTCAATCCAACCATTTGTTTCAGCTAAGTTATCAAGGTGAGGATTCAAGTGAGATCCTGAAAAAAATCTCAGAAACATTTATGGCGAAAGATCAAAAGCTGTTTTCGAGTAAGCAATCTGTCATTCAATCAAATATTGAAGAACTGGAGAATGAAGCCGTAAGCGATGATTCCAAGGTGGATAAGCAAAGGTTCCTTTATGAGCTTGAAACGACGATGCTTACCATAGAGCCAGCACAAACGATTTATCCTTTAACGGCGGAAGAAGAAACAAAATCTGCTGGTATGTCAGCAAAAAAACGAGTGGTTTTAGGTGTATTAATTGGATTGGCCATCTCATTCTGCCTTGTAGTTGTTCCTGAGATTTTTCGAGAAACCAATGACTAA
- the tuaE gene encoding teichuronic acid biosynthesis protein TuaE, with the protein MINRTYINQVFFGSAAIVIGLLLTYVFVSKNSSPYLLLIAGCAAIGFLVLVRQVVSLEQLFWLTLYLLIAATFLNNAIYSIDVGPFSLFPYRLLLVAALVLFIVNAWQNKGLHQSWDDVRVKGMLSFFLFWLGYGFISLLWTKSLTDGLKYLFLLGMGTAFICLIVMHFTKLERLVTFYSIWMVMTVLLMLIGFYNHFTMQHLPSSSLYSGPEYKQHYPTSVFFNQNDFATFLSITFFFYLSVCKNVKNGYVKGSAFILSLCSVVLIGYTGSRASLLGIALGLAVYVFIMLPRLLKKWAVILSAACSILFVTLFYNKIAGVIYRLFIAPSNSAYSNEMLPSNEARANLLKNSFHYFLDSFGFGVGVGNVPYYLQNEPIFATNQVEQVHNWLVEILVNFGLVIFLGYVLLYAFLFIQLYQFYGKGLGRNEKMLIEGTLVALVSFLVSSISPSSVSNLFFHWVFLALAISIVNVMKKRKAEGLTIRGSSFY; encoded by the coding sequence ATGATCAATCGTACATACATCAATCAAGTGTTTTTTGGATCCGCGGCAATCGTTATCGGTTTGCTGCTTACATACGTTTTTGTTTCGAAAAATTCCAGTCCGTATCTCCTGCTCATTGCAGGATGTGCGGCAATCGGATTTCTTGTATTGGTCAGGCAGGTTGTCAGTTTGGAGCAGCTTTTTTGGCTGACTCTTTATCTGCTGATCGCAGCGACGTTTTTGAATAATGCCATCTACTCAATCGATGTGGGACCGTTCAGCTTATTCCCTTACCGCCTTCTTCTTGTGGCGGCGCTCGTTTTATTTATTGTCAATGCGTGGCAAAATAAGGGGCTGCATCAATCGTGGGATGATGTAAGAGTGAAAGGAATGCTTTCTTTTTTCCTTTTTTGGCTGGGGTATGGTTTTATTTCGCTTTTGTGGACGAAATCATTGACAGATGGGTTAAAGTACTTATTTCTTTTAGGTATGGGCACAGCCTTTATTTGCTTAATCGTCATGCACTTTACTAAATTAGAACGACTGGTTACATTTTATTCCATTTGGATGGTAATGACAGTACTGTTGATGCTGATCGGTTTTTATAATCATTTTACCATGCAACATTTGCCGAGCTCATCTTTGTACAGCGGCCCTGAATATAAACAGCATTATCCGACGTCAGTGTTTTTTAATCAAAATGATTTTGCAACTTTTTTATCGATTACATTCTTTTTTTATTTGTCCGTTTGCAAAAACGTCAAAAATGGGTATGTCAAAGGCTCTGCTTTTATTCTTTCACTTTGTTCCGTCGTTCTTATAGGCTACACAGGCTCGCGGGCAAGTTTGTTGGGGATTGCTTTAGGACTGGCTGTCTATGTATTTATCATGCTGCCCCGCCTTTTAAAAAAGTGGGCGGTCATTCTCTCGGCAGCATGCTCAATTTTATTTGTAACCCTGTTCTACAACAAGATTGCGGGAGTTATTTACCGACTGTTTATTGCTCCGTCAAATTCAGCCTATAGCAATGAAATGCTGCCTTCGAATGAGGCACGTGCCAATTTACTAAAGAACTCTTTTCATTATTTTCTGGACTCCTTCGGTTTTGGAGTAGGCGTTGGCAACGTTCCGTATTATTTGCAGAATGAGCCGATTTTTGCAACAAACCAAGTAGAGCAGGTTCATAATTGGCTCGTTGAAATTCTAGTCAACTTTGGCCTTGTTATTTTTCTTGGATATGTCCTGCTTTATGCTTTTCTGTTTATACAGCTTTATCAATTTTACGGAAAAGGACTTGGCCGAAACGAAAAAATGCTTATTGAAGGGACTCTTGTAGCTTTGGTCAGCTTCTTGGTATCCAGCATCAGCCCAAGCTCTGTTTCAAATCTTTTCTTTCATTGGGTGTTCCTAGCCTTGGCTATTTCCATCGTTAATGTGATGAAGAAAAGAAAAGCGGAAGGACTAACGATAAGAGGTTCTTCATTTTATTGA
- a CDS encoding NAD-dependent epimerase/dehydratase family protein, whose product MEKVVVTGGMGFIGSHIVEELLKKQYEVVVIDNESTGDRKNISHLPIEICEMDITEPETISAIKKINPDYIIHQAAQVSVSESIKDFLNDENINIKGGLNILHGGIEAGVKKIVFASSAAVYGNPQYVPVDLKHSTNPESPYGLTKLMFENYLKFANTFYGIDYCILRYSNVYGPRQNAKGEGGVISIFSDMLSSGKAPVIYGDGEQTRDFIYVGDIAKANVQAITSKPNVCLNISSNSSITINELFSTMKKITNSALDPVYEQERAGDIRHSVLCNNETKELLNWSPEMEIEEGLEKTVAFYRNSIHS is encoded by the coding sequence ATGGAAAAGGTAGTAGTGACTGGCGGAATGGGGTTTATCGGATCACATATTGTTGAAGAGCTCCTTAAAAAACAATATGAAGTGGTTGTTATCGATAACGAGTCTACCGGAGACAGAAAGAATATCAGTCATTTGCCCATCGAGATTTGTGAAATGGACATTACAGAGCCAGAAACGATTAGCGCCATCAAGAAGATCAATCCGGACTATATCATTCATCAGGCAGCCCAAGTAAGCGTTTCTGAATCGATTAAGGATTTTCTTAATGATGAAAACATCAATATTAAAGGTGGTTTGAACATACTGCACGGAGGAATTGAGGCAGGAGTGAAAAAAATCGTTTTTGCCTCATCAGCTGCCGTATATGGAAATCCGCAGTATGTGCCTGTTGATTTAAAACACAGCACGAATCCTGAATCACCCTATGGTTTGACCAAGCTGATGTTTGAAAACTATTTAAAGTTTGCCAATACATTTTACGGCATCGATTATTGTATATTGCGATACAGCAACGTATACGGTCCTCGCCAAAATGCAAAGGGCGAAGGAGGAGTCATTTCGATTTTCTCAGACATGCTTTCAAGCGGGAAAGCACCGGTCATTTATGGTGACGGGGAGCAAACGAGAGACTTCATTTACGTCGGCGATATTGCCAAAGCAAACGTTCAAGCGATCACATCAAAACCTAATGTGTGCCTGAATATTTCAAGCAATTCTTCGATTACAATAAACGAATTGTTCTCGACAATGAAAAAAATCACCAACTCTGCACTTGATCCTGTATATGAACAGGAAAGAGCGGGTGACATCCGTCATAGTGTGCTATGCAACAATGAAACAAAAGAGCTGCTGAATTGGTCGCCTGAGATGGAGATTGAGGAAGGATTAGAAAAGACTGTTGCCTTTTATCGAAATTCCATTCATTCTTAG
- the tuaD gene encoding UDP-glucose 6-dehydrogenase TuaD, whose amino-acid sequence MILKTIAVIGTGYVGLVSGTCFAEKGNKVICCDIDSNKIENLKKGIIPIYEPGLEEMVLNNLENERLTFTVNIGDAIRESDIVYVAVGTPMSESGEADLTFVKAVAQTIGENLNSYKVIVNKSTVPVGTGKLVESIVRDVSDGQIPFDVVSNPEFLREGSAIKDTMNMERAVIGATSEKAAEIIKELHQPFTDKIVTGSVESAEMIKYAANAFLATKISFINDIANICERVGADVKKVSEGIGLDSRIGAKFLNAGIGFGGSCFPKDTTALLHIANSVNYPFKLIEAVIETNANQRQIMVQKLLDVFGDIKGRKISILGLAFKPNTDDMRSSPAIDIIPKLVELGAEVCAYDPIAIKEAKKYLGEQITYSENLYETIEGTDACLILTEWEDVKAIDWNSFKAKMNQPILIDGRNLFELESMKREGIIYHSIGRPAIKYENTIKA is encoded by the coding sequence ATGATTTTGAAAACAATTGCCGTCATAGGAACTGGATATGTAGGATTGGTTTCAGGCACCTGCTTTGCTGAGAAAGGGAATAAGGTTATTTGCTGTGATATTGATTCGAATAAAATAGAGAATTTGAAAAAAGGCATTATCCCTATCTATGAGCCGGGTCTTGAAGAGATGGTTCTGAATAATTTGGAAAATGAACGGCTCACATTTACAGTAAATATCGGTGATGCCATTCGTGAATCTGATATTGTCTACGTCGCAGTTGGTACACCAATGTCAGAATCAGGCGAAGCAGACTTAACCTTTGTAAAAGCTGTCGCGCAAACGATTGGCGAAAATTTAAATTCGTATAAAGTAATTGTTAATAAAAGTACGGTGCCTGTGGGAACAGGAAAGCTTGTGGAATCAATTGTCCGCGACGTCTCAGATGGACAAATTCCTTTTGATGTTGTATCGAATCCAGAGTTTTTGCGTGAAGGCTCGGCCATTAAAGATACAATGAATATGGAAAGAGCTGTGATCGGTGCCACAAGTGAAAAAGCCGCCGAGATAATCAAGGAATTGCATCAGCCGTTTACGGATAAAATTGTTACCGGCAGCGTGGAAAGTGCAGAAATGATTAAATATGCGGCTAACGCATTTCTGGCTACAAAAATCTCATTTATTAATGATATAGCCAATATTTGTGAACGTGTAGGAGCCGACGTAAAGAAGGTTTCAGAAGGAATCGGCCTCGATAGCAGGATAGGAGCAAAGTTTTTAAATGCCGGAATTGGTTTTGGCGGATCCTGCTTTCCGAAGGATACGACTGCACTTCTTCACATCGCTAATTCCGTTAATTATCCGTTTAAATTAATTGAAGCCGTAATTGAGACTAATGCGAACCAAAGGCAAATCATGGTTCAAAAACTTCTGGATGTGTTTGGGGATATAAAAGGAAGAAAAATATCCATTTTGGGTTTGGCTTTCAAACCGAATACAGATGATATGAGGTCTTCACCGGCGATCGATATCATCCCCAAGCTTGTTGAGCTGGGAGCGGAAGTATGTGCCTATGACCCAATCGCAATTAAGGAAGCAAAAAAATATTTAGGTGAACAAATAACCTATAGTGAAAACTTATACGAAACGATAGAAGGTACCGATGCTTGCTTGATTTTAACGGAATGGGAAGACGTCAAAGCTATCGATTGGAATAGTTTCAAAGCGAAAATGAATCAGCCGATTTTAATTGACGGCAGAAACTTATTCGAGCTTGAAAGTATGAAGCGTGAAGGAATTATTTATCACTCAATCGGACGTCCTGCCATAAAATATGAAAACACCATAAAAGCCTAG
- the tuaC gene encoding teichuronic acid biosynthesis protein TuaC, which translates to MKVLWITSTYPSEQNPGTGIFHETQAQALKRLGIHVEIICPKPVNLPFIRGLKKQYKMNENVPAYEIRNGIPVHRPSYRAVPGQLKWAQPHKRIAGAVLRTMKNNSIKPDLIHAHFAMPSGGAAAIVSESASVPYVLTLHGSDVNVYPHYSRSAYQAFLLAVQSASMVFSVSEELKKKAEEMAGVSPVFLPIGVDFHRFQKPALDKMELRKAHALPADKVILTFVGRLVKDKGVYELAEAVKRLESNYFAVFIGDGPEKEALQSSLGEKAKFTGQIANSLVTEYLSLSDLFVLPSYREGMPTVVIEALALETPVLSTAVGGVPSLFGRHKDLLVSPQSADALLNAIVDFTEKDTYTPEIVKELHEQVRLEYDADRNAKFLADHYHNALTTFKKENQENLQSEEDSRITR; encoded by the coding sequence ATGAAGGTGTTATGGATTACAAGCACGTATCCAAGTGAACAGAATCCGGGGACAGGCATTTTTCATGAGACTCAAGCACAGGCATTAAAAAGGCTTGGAATTCATGTGGAAATTATATGCCCAAAACCCGTTAATTTGCCTTTTATTAGAGGGCTAAAAAAACAATATAAGATGAATGAAAATGTTCCGGCATATGAAATCAGAAATGGAATTCCGGTACACCGCCCATCCTACCGTGCGGTTCCCGGCCAGTTAAAGTGGGCCCAGCCGCACAAAAGAATTGCAGGCGCGGTGCTCCGAACGATGAAGAACAATTCCATTAAGCCTGATCTCATTCATGCTCATTTTGCCATGCCTTCAGGAGGAGCTGCGGCGATCGTTTCTGAATCAGCATCTGTACCATATGTGCTTACGCTTCATGGAAGTGATGTGAACGTCTATCCTCATTACAGCAGGAGTGCGTACCAGGCGTTTTTGCTGGCGGTTCAATCTGCCTCTATGGTCTTTTCGGTCAGTGAGGAACTAAAGAAAAAGGCAGAGGAAATGGCGGGAGTATCGCCCGTGTTCCTTCCAATCGGTGTAGATTTTCACCGGTTTCAAAAGCCGGCATTAGATAAGATGGAACTAAGAAAAGCGCATGCGCTGCCAGCTGATAAAGTTATTCTTACATTTGTAGGAAGGCTGGTAAAGGATAAAGGCGTTTATGAGCTGGCTGAAGCAGTAAAGAGGCTGGAAAGCAATTATTTTGCTGTTTTTATAGGAGATGGACCGGAAAAAGAAGCGCTGCAAAGCAGTTTGGGAGAAAAAGCGAAATTCACCGGCCAAATCGCAAATTCCCTTGTAACAGAGTATCTCTCATTGTCTGATCTATTTGTTCTTCCTTCCTACCGCGAAGGAATGCCGACAGTTGTAATTGAAGCACTTGCATTGGAAACACCTGTACTCAGTACAGCTGTTGGAGGGGTTCCCTCTTTATTCGGGAGACACAAAGATTTGTTAGTGAGTCCTCAATCGGCTGATGCGCTCTTGAATGCAATTGTTGATTTTACTGAAAAAGACACATATACGCCTGAAATCGTAAAAGAACTTCACGAACAGGTACGATTGGAATACGATGCAGATAGAAATGCTAAGTTTTTGGCAGACCATTATCACAATGCATTGACAACTTTTAAGAAAGAAAATCAAGAGAACCTTCAATCAGAGGAGGATTCCCGTATTACCCGCTGA